A window from Parafrankia irregularis encodes these proteins:
- a CDS encoding nucleotidyltransferase domain-containing protein: protein MAGSINPAVDTALGAITDTVVECCDPDAVVLFGSWAKGTADVHSDIDLLVVGPFRASPWLRDRELRDALRCFAVRFDLHLVTPAELAAGPAHGYLDTLRTSCRVLYARPGFDPGALGLPEIRLTDPSERPNVAIVEGT, encoded by the coding sequence ATGGCCGGTTCCATCAACCCGGCTGTCGACACGGCCCTGGGCGCCATCACCGACACGGTCGTCGAGTGTTGCGATCCCGACGCCGTGGTGCTGTTCGGGTCGTGGGCGAAGGGGACGGCCGACGTCCACAGCGACATCGACCTGCTGGTGGTCGGCCCGTTCCGCGCCTCGCCGTGGCTGCGCGACCGCGAGCTGCGCGACGCACTGCGCTGCTTCGCCGTGCGCTTCGACCTCCACCTGGTGACGCCCGCCGAGCTGGCCGCCGGCCCGGCCCACGGCTACCTCGACACGCTGCGCACCTCGTGCCGTGTGCTCTACGCCCGCCCCGGCTTCGACCCCGGCGCCCTCGGCCTGCCCGAAATCCGCTTGACGGACCCGTCGGAACGGCCTAACGTTGCTATCGTCGAAGGTACTTAA
- a CDS encoding SpvB/TcaC N-terminal domain-containing protein, which translates to MALGPANLRGAQRDGQPEAVSGEASFAVSTPSLTLPKGGGAIRGIGEKFAANPVTGTGSVSVPIATSPGRSGFGPQLSLSYDSGAGNGPFGFGWSLSLPSIARKTDKGLPQYLDAVDSDVFVLSGAEDLVPVLRADGTRFRDDTTAPGFVIDRYRPRIEGLFARIERWSRIGSPGDVHWRSISKDNILTLYGYDANSRVADPLDADRIFSWLICESRDGQGNGIRYLYKNEDGTYQPRPGQPDPFRQVHQRNRGLAADARRTAQRYLQRVLYGNLKPLLDAQGRRPRYLSDLPDPPSDTDADWFFEVRFDYGELDEGNPTGQPEKSWLYRPDAFSSYRSGFEVRTCRRCERVLMLHHIPDQPAGPDRPAQPGYRGVVCSTEFTYDDEIEPGLATRPVYSFLRQVVQTGWQQDGGSTTRSSMPPVEFEYTEPRVQEVVEEVDPASLANMPVGLDRSTYRWTDLHGEGVPGILTEQAGAWFYKRNWSPIPQPQTDGSEVVKARFAPLEAVALKPNVSLNAGAEFMDLAGDGQPDVVVMEGPTPGLYEHDEATGWQPFRPFSSRLDRDLRDPNLKFVDLDGDGHADVLITEDDALVWHASLAEEGFGPAHRVAQALDEEKGPRVVFADGTQCIYLADLSGDGLTDIVRIRNGDICYWPNLGYGRFGTKVTMDDAPWFDHPDQFDHKRIRLADIDGSGTTDLIYLHRSGVRLYFNQSGNGWSQPQLLKVFPRVDDLLSIVPIDLLGDGTACLVWSSPLPGDGRRAMRYVNLMGGRKPHLLVRTVNNLGAETRVDYAPSTKFYLQDSRDGRPWITRLPFPVHVVERVETYDHISRNRFVTRLAYHHGYFDGDEREFRGFGLVEQWDTEQFAALADGAVPADNVDAASHVPPVHTKTWFHTGLYLGRQHVSDYFAGLLTATDQGEYFREPGATDAQARAMLLPDTELPEGLTLDEEREACRALRGSMLRQEIYADDADHPGATPAQIERARRPYSVTEQNFTIRTLQARGSNRHAVFLTHAREALSYHYERDPADPRIQHTLTLEVDDVGNVLKQAAVGYGRRASPLPAQWDRDRQTTPLLTYTENRVTNAIDSPDAHRNPLPCEAATFELTGYLATGPAGRYQTSDLVEPDPAAPGRLRHTFAAPEVPYESAAAGSQRRRPIEVLRTLYRRDDLTGLLPLGGLQSLALPGESYRLAFTPGLLAQVFQRPREGQGPEPLLPDPAAVLGGQAGNRGGYLQSQELKADGRFPGDDADDHWWLASGQSFFSPSSADDVLAELARARRHFYLPRRYRDPFGQDALVDFDAHDLLMVETRDALNNRVTVDANDYRVLQPRLVSDPNRNRTEVAFDTLGMVAGTAVLGKPLPAPTEGDSLAGFVPDLTQAQLDGFVDAADPHATAEVLLQGATTRIVYNLDRFQRTRQANPSAPERWQPAYAATLARETHVNAPLPPQGLKIQLSFSYSDGFGREIQKKIQAEPGPVPRRDATGKIIIGVDGQPVMTSNDVSPRWVGSGWTVFNNKGKPVRQYEPFFTDSHRFELDARIGVSPVLFYDPAERVVATLHPNDTYEKVVFDPWQQTTYDVNDTCAARDAQTGDPRTDPDIGGYVEEYFKAQPAAWLTWHARRIGNALGTDERNAAERAAAHADTPATAHVDALGRPFLTVARNRVVCAEHDLDGTEESLASRVELDIEGNQRSVRDAIQQAGDPLGRVVMRYAYDMLGNRIHQHSMEAGARWMVNDAAGKPIRAWDSRGHEFTTTYDALRRPVEQTVRGTFSDADPLKPNSDPRTLNRDILVDRIEYGEPPLNATPAQEAEAQRLNLRTRILRHSDSAGIATNARLDAGRNPTEAYDFKGNLLRSTRQLVSDYAAIPDWLRNPQLEAETFEGGTRYDALNRPIQSIAPHSSLNRPGHPDKFNVIQPVFNEANLLERVDVWLERAAEPTSLLDPAVDAPSPVGVADIDYDAKGQRTLIDYRTRDATVIRTTYAYDRETFRLTHLYTRRGVDPATAQGVAFTDDCQNPNPPPVAVAAPAQPPAGKSCGLQNLHYTYDPAGNITHIRDDAQQTVYFRNQRVEPSNDYIYDALYRLIQADSREHLGQAGGAPIPHSPDDASRVGLLHPGDGNAMGTYTERYVYDAVGNFLQMQHRGSDPAHPGWTRAYTYAETSLTEPGKQNNQLTSTHVGSGPATIPATYLHDTHGNMLRMPHLGGGGAGPNMHWDYKDQLRQVDKGGGGAAFYVYDASGQRVRKVWEKAPSLTEERIYLGGFEVFRRHGGPIGANTVTLERETLHLMADKQRIALIETRVLDTAGGDQAPRQLIRYQFGNHLGSATLELDERAQIISCEEYSPYGSSTYEGVRSSIETGKRYRYTGRERDTESGFSYHGARFYSPWLGRWMSCDPIGVKDEPNLFSYCNGNPLNRTDIQGADWEFTWKPWEWEPVAFTKEEVAPRARVFSGNVFGTLHAIVGYETDRELGPYQAAGYEWAQSTFGWQKFEAVQKMRDDIVNDPYASKIMAGTLGLISAFVPGAPEGDDLPESMQRTYKMMKYASTNATMIVGAVGSFQSNRITRPPSPPAVATSTGYLVRTAPGALTTPAPGPLAMAIVAAGNGSPKGEPKSGQAPKPEEKQLKADAGTIHGVDQYRGGQTLLTAELKMPDGSKLKVAVPNEGAGWRPEQREKAVSLGYKPLDARTPGSGIHAEQQLEIFRKEKNATVTEWAISRGKGGNSIICNEGCKNFTKNWGPQQQ; encoded by the coding sequence ATGGCTCTCGGTCCGGCCAACCTGCGCGGCGCTCAACGTGACGGGCAACCCGAGGCTGTAAGTGGCGAGGCTTCGTTTGCGGTTTCTACGCCCTCTCTGACCTTGCCCAAGGGCGGCGGCGCCATCCGCGGCATCGGCGAGAAGTTCGCCGCCAACCCGGTCACCGGCACCGGCTCGGTGTCGGTACCCATCGCTACCAGCCCGGGGCGTTCCGGCTTCGGGCCGCAGCTCTCCCTGTCCTACGACTCCGGTGCCGGCAACGGACCGTTCGGATTCGGGTGGAGCCTGTCGCTGCCGTCGATCGCACGCAAGACCGACAAAGGCCTGCCGCAGTATCTCGACGCAGTGGATTCCGACGTCTTCGTCCTGTCCGGGGCGGAAGATCTGGTGCCGGTCCTCCGGGCCGACGGTACGCGCTTCCGTGACGACACGACCGCGCCCGGGTTCGTCATCGACCGCTACCGTCCTCGGATCGAAGGGCTCTTTGCCCGTATTGAGCGCTGGAGCAGGATCGGCTCGCCCGGTGACGTCCATTGGCGCTCGATCTCCAAGGACAACATCCTCACCCTCTATGGTTATGACGCGAATTCGCGCGTCGCCGACCCGCTCGACGCCGACCGCATCTTCTCATGGCTGATCTGCGAATCGCGCGACGGCCAGGGCAACGGTATTCGCTACCTGTACAAGAACGAGGACGGCACCTACCAGCCCAGGCCGGGCCAGCCCGATCCGTTCAGGCAGGTCCACCAGCGCAACCGGGGCCTTGCGGCCGATGCGCGCCGCACCGCGCAGCGCTATCTGCAGCGGGTGCTGTACGGAAACCTCAAGCCCTTGTTGGATGCCCAGGGCCGGCGCCCCCGATACCTGAGTGACCTGCCTGATCCGCCGTCGGACACCGATGCCGACTGGTTCTTCGAAGTGCGCTTCGATTACGGAGAGCTGGACGAGGGCAACCCGACGGGCCAGCCGGAGAAGTCCTGGCTCTACCGCCCCGATGCTTTCTCCAGCTACCGCTCGGGTTTCGAGGTGCGCACCTGCCGCCGCTGTGAGCGGGTGCTGATGCTGCACCACATCCCCGATCAGCCGGCGGGCCCGGACCGGCCGGCGCAGCCCGGCTACCGGGGCGTGGTTTGCAGCACCGAATTCACCTACGACGACGAGATCGAGCCCGGTCTCGCTACCCGACCCGTCTACAGCTTCCTGAGGCAGGTCGTGCAGACGGGGTGGCAGCAGGACGGCGGTTCGACCACACGCAGCAGCATGCCGCCGGTCGAATTCGAATATACCGAGCCCCGCGTACAGGAGGTTGTCGAGGAGGTCGACCCGGCGAGCCTGGCGAACATGCCCGTCGGCCTCGACCGCAGCACCTACCGCTGGACCGACCTGCACGGCGAAGGCGTCCCCGGTATCCTCACCGAGCAGGCCGGCGCCTGGTTCTACAAGCGCAACTGGAGCCCGATTCCGCAGCCGCAGACTGACGGCAGCGAGGTCGTCAAGGCCCGCTTCGCCCCGCTCGAAGCGGTCGCGCTCAAGCCCAATGTGTCGTTGAATGCCGGCGCCGAGTTCATGGATCTGGCCGGCGACGGCCAACCTGACGTCGTCGTCATGGAAGGGCCGACGCCTGGCCTGTATGAACACGATGAGGCCACGGGCTGGCAGCCCTTCCGCCCCTTCAGCTCGCGCCTGGATCGCGACCTGCGGGACCCCAACCTCAAGTTTGTCGATCTCGACGGCGACGGCCATGCGGACGTGCTCATCACCGAGGACGACGCCTTGGTCTGGCATGCCTCGCTGGCCGAGGAAGGCTTCGGCCCGGCCCACCGCGTCGCTCAGGCGCTCGACGAGGAGAAAGGCCCGCGCGTCGTCTTCGCCGACGGCACCCAGTGCATCTACCTGGCCGATCTGTCGGGCGACGGCCTCACCGACATCGTCCGCATCCGCAACGGCGACATCTGCTACTGGCCCAACCTGGGCTATGGCCGCTTCGGCACGAAGGTGACGATGGACGACGCACCGTGGTTTGACCACCCGGACCAGTTCGACCACAAGCGCATCCGCCTGGCCGACATCGACGGCAGTGGCACCACCGACCTCATCTACCTGCACCGCAGCGGCGTCCGTCTGTACTTCAACCAGTCGGGCAACGGCTGGAGCCAGCCTCAGCTACTCAAGGTGTTCCCGCGCGTCGACGACCTGCTGAGCATCGTGCCCATCGACCTGCTCGGCGACGGCACCGCCTGCCTGGTCTGGTCGTCGCCGTTGCCCGGCGACGGGCGGCGGGCGATGCGCTACGTGAACCTGATGGGCGGTCGCAAGCCGCATCTGCTGGTCAGGACCGTCAACAACCTGGGCGCCGAAACCCGGGTCGACTACGCGCCATCAACCAAGTTCTACCTGCAGGACAGCCGCGACGGCCGGCCCTGGATCACGCGGCTGCCGTTCCCGGTGCATGTGGTCGAGCGTGTCGAAACGTACGACCACATCAGCCGCAACCGCTTCGTCACCCGCCTTGCTTACCACCACGGCTATTTCGACGGCGACGAGCGCGAGTTCCGCGGCTTCGGCTTGGTCGAGCAGTGGGACACGGAGCAGTTCGCGGCCCTGGCCGACGGAGCAGTGCCGGCCGACAATGTCGACGCCGCCTCGCACGTCCCGCCGGTCCACACCAAGACCTGGTTTCACACCGGGCTCTACCTCGGCCGCCAGCATGTCTCCGACTACTTCGCCGGCCTGCTGACGGCCACCGACCAGGGCGAGTACTTCCGCGAACCCGGCGCCACCGACGCGCAGGCACGGGCAATGCTCTTGCCGGACACCGAGCTTCCCGAAGGGCTCACGCTCGACGAAGAGCGCGAAGCCTGCCGTGCGCTCCGGGGCTCGATGTTGCGCCAGGAGATCTATGCCGATGACGCCGACCATCCCGGCGCCACGCCGGCGCAGATCGAGCGCGCCCGCAGGCCCTACTCCGTCACCGAGCAGAATTTCACCATCCGTACGCTGCAGGCACGGGGTTCCAATCGCCACGCCGTGTTCCTCACCCATGCGCGCGAGGCGCTCAGCTACCACTACGAGCGCGACCCTGCCGATCCACGTATCCAGCACACGCTGACGCTGGAAGTAGATGACGTCGGCAACGTCCTGAAACAGGCCGCCGTCGGCTACGGCCGCCGTGCCTCGCCGTTGCCAGCGCAATGGGATCGTGATCGGCAGACCACCCCACTGCTCACGTACACCGAAAACCGCGTCACCAACGCCATCGACTCGCCGGACGCGCACCGCAATCCGCTCCCCTGCGAGGCGGCTACCTTCGAACTGACCGGCTACCTGGCCACCGGGCCGGCCGGCCGCTACCAGACCTCGGACCTTGTCGAACCCGACCCCGCGGCGCCAGGCCGCCTGCGCCACACGTTCGCCGCTCCGGAAGTCCCGTATGAGTCCGCTGCCGCCGGCAGCCAACGGCGTCGCCCCATCGAGGTACTGCGCACGCTCTACCGTCGCGACGACCTGACCGGCTTGCTGCCGCTCGGGGGACTGCAATCGCTCGCCCTGCCTGGGGAGAGCTACAGGCTCGCTTTCACGCCCGGTCTGCTCGCCCAGGTCTTTCAGCGTCCGCGCGAGGGTCAGGGCCCCGAGCCGCTGCTGCCCGATCCTGCCGCCGTGCTCGGCGGCCAAGCCGGCAACCGGGGCGGTTATCTGCAAAGCCAGGAGCTCAAGGCCGACGGACGCTTCCCCGGCGACGACGCCGACGATCACTGGTGGCTGGCCTCCGGGCAGTCGTTCTTCAGCCCGAGCTCGGCCGACGACGTGCTCGCTGAATTGGCGCGAGCGCGGCGGCACTTCTACCTTCCGCGCCGCTATCGCGACCCGTTCGGCCAGGACGCGCTCGTCGACTTCGATGCTCACGACCTGCTGATGGTCGAAACCCGCGACGCGCTGAACAACCGCGTCACCGTGGACGCCAACGACTACCGCGTGCTGCAGCCGCGCCTGGTCAGCGACCCGAACCGCAACCGGACCGAAGTCGCCTTCGACACGCTCGGCATGGTGGCCGGCACCGCCGTGCTGGGCAAGCCGCTGCCCGCGCCGACGGAAGGCGACTCGCTCGCCGGCTTCGTCCCCGATCTCACGCAGGCCCAGCTCGACGGCTTCGTCGACGCCGCCGATCCACACGCAACGGCGGAAGTGCTGCTCCAGGGCGCCACAACGCGCATCGTCTACAACCTCGACCGCTTCCAGCGCACGCGGCAGGCGAATCCCAGTGCCCCGGAGCGGTGGCAGCCCGCGTACGCCGCCACGCTCGCCCGCGAAACCCACGTCAACGCTCCGCTACCGCCGCAGGGCCTGAAGATCCAGCTCAGCTTCAGCTACTCCGACGGCTTCGGCCGCGAGATCCAGAAGAAGATCCAGGCCGAGCCCGGTCCGGTGCCGCGGCGCGACGCGACCGGCAAGATCATCATCGGTGTCGACGGCCAGCCCGTGATGACATCGAATGACGTGAGTCCACGCTGGGTGGGTAGCGGCTGGACCGTCTTCAACAACAAGGGCAAGCCGGTCCGCCAGTACGAGCCTTTCTTCACCGACAGCCACCGCTTCGAGCTGGATGCACGCATCGGCGTTAGCCCGGTGCTGTTCTACGACCCGGCTGAACGCGTCGTCGCCACGCTGCACCCGAACGACACCTACGAAAAGGTGGTGTTCGACCCCTGGCAGCAGACGACGTACGACGTCAACGACACCTGCGCCGCGCGCGACGCGCAGACCGGCGACCCACGTACCGACCCCGACATCGGCGGCTACGTCGAGGAGTACTTCAAGGCCCAGCCGGCGGCGTGGCTGACCTGGCACGCCCGGCGCATCGGCAACGCTCTGGGTACCGACGAGCGCAACGCCGCCGAGCGTGCCGCGGCCCATGCCGACACGCCCGCCACCGCGCATGTCGACGCCTTGGGCCGCCCCTTCCTAACCGTCGCGCGCAACCGCGTCGTCTGCGCTGAACACGATCTTGACGGCACTGAAGAGAGCCTCGCATCCCGCGTCGAACTGGACATCGAAGGCAACCAGCGCTCCGTGCGCGACGCCATCCAGCAGGCCGGCGACCCGCTCGGCCGCGTCGTCATGCGCTACGCCTATGACATGCTCGGCAACCGCATCCACCAGCACAGCATGGAGGCCGGCGCACGCTGGATGGTCAACGACGCGGCCGGCAAGCCCATCCGCGCCTGGGACAGCCGCGGCCACGAATTCACGACGACGTACGATGCGCTGCGCCGACCGGTCGAGCAGACGGTGCGAGGTACCTTCAGCGACGCCGATCCGCTCAAACCCAATTCCGACCCGCGCACGCTGAACCGCGACATCCTGGTCGACAGGATCGAATACGGCGAGCCGCCCCTCAACGCCACGCCGGCCCAGGAAGCCGAGGCGCAGCGCCTCAACCTGCGCACCCGCATCCTCCGGCACTCCGATTCCGCGGGTATCGCCACCAACGCACGGCTCGACGCCGGCCGCAACCCGACCGAGGCCTACGATTTCAAGGGCAACCTGCTGCGCAGCACGCGGCAACTGGTCAGCGACTACGCCGCCATCCCGGACTGGCTGCGCAACCCCCAACTCGAGGCCGAAACGTTCGAGGGCGGCACGCGCTACGACGCGCTCAACCGCCCCATCCAGTCCATCGCCCCGCACAGCAGCCTGAACCGACCGGGGCACCCCGACAAGTTCAACGTCATCCAGCCTGTCTTCAACGAGGCCAACCTGCTGGAGCGGGTGGACGTCTGGCTGGAGCGCGCCGCCGAGCCGACTAGCCTGCTCGACCCGGCCGTCGACGCGCCGTCACCGGTCGGCGTGGCCGATATCGACTACGACGCCAAGGGCCAGCGCACCCTCATCGACTACAGGACGCGGGACGCGACGGTCATCCGCACCACCTACGCCTACGACCGCGAGACCTTCCGCCTGACGCACCTGTACACCCGCCGGGGCGTGGACCCCGCGACGGCCCAGGGCGTGGCCTTCACCGACGACTGCCAGAACCCGAACCCGCCCCCCGTCGCCGTCGCCGCGCCCGCACAGCCACCCGCAGGCAAGAGCTGCGGCTTGCAGAACCTGCACTACACCTACGACCCCGCCGGCAACATCACCCACATCCGCGACGACGCGCAGCAGACTGTCTACTTCCGAAATCAGCGCGTCGAGCCGAGCAACGACTACATCTACGACGCGCTCTATCGGCTGATCCAGGCCGACAGTCGCGAGCATTTGGGCCAAGCCGGCGGGGCGCCGATCCCGCACTCGCCCGACGACGCCAGCCGGGTCGGTCTGCTTCACCCCGGCGACGGCAATGCCATGGGCACCTACACCGAGCGCTATGTTTATGACGCCGTCGGCAATTTCCTCCAGATGCAGCACCGGGGCAGCGACCCGGCGCACCCGGGCTGGACACGCGCCTACACTTACGCGGAAACCAGCCTGACCGAACCGGGTAAGCAGAACAACCAGCTGACCAGCACGCACGTAGGCAGTGGCCCTGCGACCATACCCGCGACCTACCTGCACGACACCCACGGCAACATGCTGCGCATGCCCCACCTGGGCGGCGGCGGTGCCGGGCCGAACATGCACTGGGACTACAAGGACCAGCTTCGCCAGGTCGACAAGGGCGGCGGTGGCGCGGCCTTCTATGTCTACGATGCCTCAGGCCAGCGCGTGCGCAAGGTGTGGGAGAAGGCACCGAGCCTCACCGAGGAGCGCATCTATCTCGGCGGCTTCGAGGTCTTCCGCAGGCATGGCGGTCCCATCGGTGCCAACACCGTCACGCTGGAGCGCGAGACACTGCATCTGATGGCCGACAAGCAGCGCATCGCGCTGATTGAAACGCGTGTGCTCGACACGGCGGGCGGTGATCAGGCCCCCCGACAGCTGATCCGCTACCAGTTCGGCAACCACCTCGGGTCGGCCACCCTGGAGCTGGACGAGCGGGCGCAGATCATCTCGTGCGAGGAGTATTCGCCTTACGGCAGTTCGACCTATGAGGGAGTGCGCAGTTCGATAGAGACGGGAAAGCGGTATCGCTACACCGGGAGGGAGCGGGATACGGAGAGCGGGTTCTCTTACCATGGGGCGCGGTTCTACTCGCCATGGTTGGGCAGGTGGATGAGCTGTGATCCGATCGGGGTGAAGGATGAGCCCAATCTATTCAGCTACTGCAATGGCAACCCGCTAAATAGAACCGATATCCAGGGGGCGGACTGGGAGTTCACTTGGAAACCGTGGGAATGGGAGCCGGTAGCGTTTACCAAGGAGGAGGTCGCTCCGAGGGCCAGAGTGTTCTCCGGCAACGTCTTCGGAACTCTCCACGCCATCGTAGGCTACGAGACCGACCGAGAGCTAGGTCCCTACCAAGCCGCTGGCTATGAGTGGGCACAGAGTACCTTCGGCTGGCAAAAATTCGAGGCTGTGCAGAAGATGCGTGACGACATCGTAAACGATCCGTACGCATCCAAGATCATGGCTGGAACGCTCGGCCTCATTAGCGCGTTCGTTCCAGGAGCACCGGAGGGCGATGATCTTCCGGAGTCGATGCAACGGACCTACAAGATGATGAAGTACGCATCAACTAACGCCACGATGATCGTGGGCGCCGTCGGATCCTTCCAGTCCAATCGGATTACTCGTCCTCCTAGCCCGCCGGCCGTGGCGACGAGCACGGGATACCTCGTGCGGACGGCGCCAGGGGCGTTGACAACTCCGGCGCCAGGTCCGCTGGCGATGGCCATCGTAGCAGCCGGGAATGGTTCGCCAAAAGGCGAGCCGAAAAGTGGCCAGGCACCGAAGCCAGAAGAGAAGCAGCTGAAAGCTGACGCCGGCACGATACATGGAGTGGACCAGTACAGAGGCGGGCAGACCCTACTAACTGCAGAACTGAAAATGCCAGACGGAAGCAAACTTAAGGTGGCTGTCCCCAACGAGGGTGCTGGATGGCGGCCAGAACAAAGAGAAAAGGCGGTCAGTCTGGGATACAAGCCGCTCGATGCCAGGACTCCCGGTTCTGGAATCCACGCCGAACAACAGCTCGAGATCTTTCGGAAAGAGAAAAACGCGACGGTCACCGAGTGGGCCATCAGTCGCGGGAAAGGTGGAAACAGCATCATCTGTAACGAAGGATGTAAGAACTTCACAAAGAACTGGGGGCCACAGCAACAATGA